A part of Syntrophales bacterium genomic DNA contains:
- a CDS encoding DUF799 family lipoprotein, producing the protein MDTINLLPGFNVKKGSVIFVSVLLSLLIASQGCVVATKKTVIAPEIITFFKGTYKVDPYMEKHKPRTVAVLPFFDQSRSKEGFDTVRRGFYNHFSSLPFKDMELYRVDNLLKKAGLADPEVINKTSPQELGKILDVDAVVFGEISNFDKLFAVVYSQVSVGAEIKMYDTRMGNFLWSGKHTVRLHEGGISTTPVGLIATVIATSMNMRDVQLLRACDDLFRDMVKTIPVPAIAEALRPPVITLLTQDTKGLPRKAGDEIKVVIQGTPKMQAHFDIGEYKKHIVMQEVEPGGYLGVYRVVPGDNVTGAIITGYLTDDSGNTSQWVDAIGTVTIDTTPPEKVKDLTGVGRNALVLLSWDKSAASDLAGYHVYRSTTPLSGFQEIAKTEFNELRDGGLVNFREYYYQVTAIDRAGNESEKTEAVVGIPVAGGPTPVSGAIETDTTWYSGASPYVIEDTVFVKDKARLTVEAGTEIRSKGSPLVIEGQLIVRGDGDHLILFDTGQEGKRWEGIVFNNVKEKENLLKFCRIRNAKTGITCQSSSPLIEACELADNDVAIRILGAFSRPQVVKNTIHKNRDTAVQITGGAQPTLKENRIQDNAKEGIVIQAAAPVIQHNMIVQNRGSGIVGKSCQATIKENNITGNRPFDMVGEMTGEAINALNNWWGSTEGLVILSRIQGRINIKSVLNAAYPEGKPLELPILPQVLGSPIKTDAFLILSNSPYRVAKDVVIDGGATLYIEPGVTIMYDQNTSIIVGDGGVVARGIRDHPILFTASGATPSPGFYTNAIRLTKLTRVNSFFNYCVVKNATTAFDIYYGAPEISFCHIAYNAQSGIYCRHDAAPKISYSTFTRNLGEGGIKCVGMSNPSIKYNNFADNMVAVQTFSSIYIDARYNWWGSNPPDQKLIWGENINIKPWLESPDEKAFTEPK; encoded by the coding sequence ATGGACACAATAAATCTGCTTCCGGGTTTCAATGTGAAAAAGGGAAGCGTCATTTTTGTAAGTGTCTTACTGTCTCTGCTCATCGCGAGCCAGGGTTGCGTGGTGGCCACAAAAAAGACCGTCATCGCTCCTGAGATTATCACTTTTTTCAAAGGGACGTATAAGGTTGATCCCTACATGGAAAAACACAAGCCTCGGACGGTAGCTGTCCTCCCCTTTTTTGATCAATCCCGGAGCAAGGAGGGCTTTGATACGGTTCGGAGGGGATTCTATAATCACTTCAGTTCTCTGCCCTTTAAGGATATGGAGCTCTACCGTGTGGATAACCTGTTAAAAAAGGCTGGTCTTGCCGACCCGGAAGTCATTAACAAAACGTCACCACAGGAACTCGGCAAAATCCTTGATGTGGATGCCGTGGTTTTTGGCGAGATATCTAATTTCGATAAGTTGTTTGCCGTGGTATATTCTCAGGTATCGGTGGGGGCCGAGATCAAGATGTATGATACGAGAATGGGGAATTTTCTCTGGAGTGGCAAGCACACGGTGCGGTTGCATGAGGGTGGTATCTCGACAACCCCTGTCGGTCTTATTGCCACGGTTATTGCCACTTCCATGAATATGCGGGATGTTCAGTTGCTGAGAGCCTGTGACGATCTGTTCAGGGATATGGTCAAGACAATTCCGGTGCCGGCCATTGCCGAGGCCCTCCGACCACCGGTCATTACCCTTCTTACCCAGGATACGAAGGGTCTCCCCAGAAAGGCAGGCGATGAGATTAAGGTGGTGATCCAGGGTACGCCCAAGATGCAGGCACACTTTGATATCGGTGAATACAAGAAACATATCGTCATGCAGGAAGTTGAACCAGGTGGCTATCTGGGCGTTTACAGGGTCGTGCCGGGTGATAATGTGACAGGCGCTATTATTACCGGCTATCTCACGGATGATTCCGGCAATACCTCCCAGTGGGTTGATGCCATCGGGACGGTGACCATTGATACCACACCCCCTGAAAAAGTGAAAGATCTTACCGGTGTGGGGCGAAATGCCCTTGTGCTGCTTAGTTGGGATAAGTCTGCCGCTTCCGATCTGGCGGGCTACCATGTTTACCGCAGTACAACCCCTCTCTCCGGTTTTCAGGAAATTGCCAAAACGGAATTTAATGAACTGCGCGATGGGGGATTGGTCAATTTTCGAGAGTATTACTATCAGGTCACAGCCATAGACAGGGCTGGTAATGAAAGCGAAAAGACGGAAGCGGTGGTCGGAATACCTGTGGCGGGAGGGCCAACCCCCGTATCAGGGGCGATTGAAACCGATACCACCTGGTATTCCGGTGCCAGTCCCTATGTCATCGAAGATACCGTTTTTGTGAAGGATAAAGCCCGGCTTACGGTTGAGGCCGGGACAGAGATACGGTCGAAAGGTAGTCCCCTGGTTATTGAAGGACAGCTCATAGTCCGGGGAGATGGTGACCATCTCATTCTGTTTGATACCGGACAAGAAGGCAAAAGATGGGAAGGGATTGTTTTTAATAACGTCAAGGAGAAAGAGAATCTTCTGAAGTTTTGCCGGATCAGGAATGCGAAGACAGGGATCACCTGCCAGTCATCCTCACCATTGATCGAGGCCTGCGAACTTGCCGACAATGATGTTGCCATCAGGATTTTGGGCGCATTTTCCAGACCTCAGGTGGTAAAGAACACGATCCATAAGAACAGAGATACGGCGGTGCAGATTACAGGCGGTGCTCAACCGACGTTGAAGGAAAACAGGATCCAGGATAATGCGAAGGAGGGAATCGTGATTCAGGCCGCTGCCCCGGTGATCCAGCACAACATGATTGTGCAGAACCGAGGGTCAGGTATTGTTGGTAAGAGCTGCCAGGCCACCATCAAAGAGAATAATATCACCGGCAATAGGCCCTTTGATATGGTGGGAGAAATGACCGGGGAGGCGATAAATGCCCTGAACAACTGGTGGGGAAGTACCGAAGGCCTTGTCATCCTGTCCAGAATTCAGGGGAGGATCAATATTAAATCGGTCTTGAATGCGGCTTATCCAGAGGGAAAGCCTCTCGAACTCCCTATCCTTCCCCAGGTCCTTGGTAGTCCGATAAAGACGGATGCCTTTCTCATTTTATCCAATAGTCCCTACCGGGTAGCAAAGGATGTTGTCATTGATGGCGGTGCCACCCTGTACATCGAGCCGGGGGTGACAATCATGTATGACCAGAATACATCCATTATTGTGGGAGATGGTGGTGTCGTCGCCAGGGGAATAAGGGATCATCCTATCCTTTTTACAGCATCGGGGGCAACTCCTTCACCCGGTTTTTACACCAATGCCATTAGATTGACAAAGCTCACCAGAGTTAATAGTTTTTTTAACTATTGTGTGGTGAAAAATGCTACTACGGCATTTGATATCTATTACGGTGCACCGGAAATCTCCTTCTGTCACATAGCATACAATGCCCAGAGCGGTATTTACTGTCGCCATGATGCGGCACCTAAGATATCTTACAGTACCTTTACCCGTAACCTGGGGGAGGGGGGGATCAAGTGTGTTGGTATGTCGAATCCCTCAATCAAGTACAATAATTTTGCCGATAATATGGTAGCTGTCCAGACTTTCTCCTCCATTTATATTGACGCTCGGTACAACTGGTGGGGTAGTAACCCGCCTGATCAAAAGTTGATCTGGGGAGAAAATATCAACATCAAACCCTGGTTAGAGTCTCCGGATGAGAAGGCATTTACAGAGCCGAAATAA
- a CDS encoding MBL fold metallo-hydrolase, translated as MVHPVLNCGFARSYIISGEDGLMVVDVGSIGTAEDVAAYIHDTAGMMAHDVRYIAATHFHIDHIGGIGHFLRQCSPETRVLFHRFVEGYLTGTRKMSPIKNWFVGLVPASLVSTRYIRRFSHLKFESLSGIPLPGLRKMVNLPYEHSKISYFGEGKCPRYKLGFDDWEVIETPGHTEESVSFYSESSGELICGDLILNMERNGRGKLNRFHWSREVITRTYHDLCGTIGPKVIYPGHGEIIKSGGDALLAVKTFI; from the coding sequence ATGGTTCATCCTGTCTTAAATTGTGGTTTTGCAAGGTCGTATATCATCTCCGGTGAAGACGGCCTGATGGTGGTTGATGTAGGCAGTATCGGGACGGCGGAAGATGTGGCAGCGTATATCCATGATACCGCAGGTATGATGGCCCACGATGTGCGATATATTGCGGCTACCCATTTTCACATTGATCATATCGGGGGGATCGGCCATTTTCTTCGCCAGTGCTCACCTGAGACAAGGGTTCTGTTCCATCGTTTTGTGGAAGGTTACTTGACGGGAACGAGGAAGATGTCCCCTATCAAGAACTGGTTCGTTGGTCTTGTGCCTGCATCTTTAGTCAGTACCCGTTACATCAGGAGGTTTTCTCATCTGAAGTTTGAGAGTCTCTCCGGTATCCCCCTTCCTGGACTGAGGAAGATGGTGAACCTGCCCTATGAACACAGTAAAATCAGTTATTTCGGTGAGGGGAAGTGTCCAAGGTACAAGCTCGGCTTTGATGACTGGGAGGTCATCGAGACCCCCGGCCATACGGAAGAATCCGTTTCGTTTTACAGTGAATCGTCAGGAGAGCTGATCTGCGGTGATCTGATCCTGAACATGGAGAGAAACGGCCGTGGGAAGTTAAATAGGTTTCACTGGAGCAGAGAAGTCATTACAAGAACCTATCATGATCTCTGTGGTACCATTGGGCCGAAAGTGATCTATCCCGGTCATGGAGAGATCATAAAAAGTGGTGGAGATGCCCTCCTGGCGGTTAAAACTTTTATATAG